GACCCGCTGGAGCCGCTTCGATAATCGCTGGGGGGGAGTTTCCTCCCGGGAGCTCGTCCGCCTCGCCGAGCCCGAGCCTGCCGCCCGGTTCGTGATGGTCCACGGGTACGGCGATTACACCACCAATCTTCCCATCGCGGTCCTGCTTGAGGAGAACGTGCTCTTCGCCACCCATCACGACGGAAAGCCGCTGGAGGCGGAGCATGGCGGACCGATGCGGCTCGTCGTCCCGCGCCTCTATTTCTGGAAGAGCGCCAAGTGGGCCAACGGCCTGGAGTTTATGGACGAGGATCGGCTCGGGCTCTGGGAGCGCAATGGCTATCACCGGCGCGGCGATCCCTGGAAGGAAGAGCGCCACAGTGGCTGGTAGGCTCTGCGGCCCGAAGAGGCGTCCCGCGCCGTGCTGCAAGGGCTGATCGGTCTCGGCGCCCTGGCCCTCTCGTTGCTCATGGGCCTTTGGATGCAAGGAGTCCGGGAGCGCCCCGTCTACGATCGTCCCCCCTTTCTGCTGCGTCCTGCCACGCGGCTGCTCTGGGATCCGATCCGGTGGTCGCTCTTCGCGGCCGGCGGAATCCTCCTGGCCAAGGCCTCCGCCGTAGCCGCGGCGGCGATCGGCCTGATTCTGTTCGGGCTCTGGTCCTGGAAGCGCTATCTCGCGAGCGCCCGCCACCGCCGGCGGATGATCCGTGAGGCGTTCGCCCGGGAGAGGAAGCGGGACCCTTCCGCCAGCGATGAGCAGATCTTGGGGCGGATCCTCCATGCCATGCATGGGAGCTGGGGGGAAGAGCTCATCGACCAGATCGTGGCCGACAACCCGACGCCCGAGGCGGTCGCCGAAATGGTCCTGCGGATGGAGCGCGGCGCCCTTCCCGCGGGATTCCATCCCGGAAGGATCTTCCGGGGACGCTAATGCCGGGACGCGTTGTCGACAAAGTGGGTCGAGCCGCGCCTTGAACAACGGTATTATGGCTTTGAGTCTCACGCGCAAGGAGTCCCAAGCTCTCACGGGGTTCGAAGAATGACCGAGAACTTCACGGCCGCCGAGCGGGTTGTCCTCGCCCCGCACTTCACGAATCTCGACGGTCCGGTCTTCGCGCTCACGAATCTGCCGGAGGTGGTCAAAGGGGCGCTCTTCGCCCGCTACTCCCGCTCGGCTAAATCGCTGCGTCGGCTTTTCCTGGACGAGTTCGCCGGCGAGCTTTCCACCACCCCTGCGGGGGCCGC
The sequence above is a segment of the Candidatus Polarisedimenticolia bacterium genome. Coding sequences within it:
- a CDS encoding sulfite oxidase-like oxidoreductase, which codes for MNDERSGTAKTPKDRLPPRQARTLKWPVLTYGDVPRIDRRDWRFRLFGRVRQEISLTWEEFGALPRVEWVSDVHCVTRWSRFDNRWGGVSSRELVRLAEPEPAARFVMVHGYGDYTTNLPIAVLLEENVLFATHHDGKPLEAEHGGPMRLVVPRLYFWKSAKWANGLEFMDEDRLGLWERNGYHRRGDPWKEERHSGW